A single window of Undibacterium sp. 5I1 DNA harbors:
- a CDS encoding CYTH domain-containing protein: MGIEIERKFLVTNTDWKQQGQGVHLCQGYICSDPGRIVRVRIEGEQAMLTIKGKTEGISRGEWEYPIPVQDARELLSGLCAQPLIEKYRYRILYQGLMWEVDEFLGDNAGLIVAEVELESESQAFSRPAWLGEEVSHDHRYANANLLKHPFCQW; encoded by the coding sequence ATGGGCATAGAGATCGAACGTAAGTTTCTGGTAACGAATACTGACTGGAAGCAGCAAGGGCAGGGCGTTCATCTATGCCAGGGATACATATGTTCAGACCCTGGTCGTATCGTGCGGGTCAGGATAGAAGGTGAGCAGGCAATGCTCACTATTAAGGGCAAGACTGAAGGGATTTCTCGCGGTGAATGGGAATACCCCATCCCTGTTCAAGATGCTAGAGAATTACTCTCTGGTTTGTGCGCACAGCCTTTAATTGAAAAATACCGTTACCGGATTTTGTACCAAGGTTTGATGTGGGAAGTCGATGAATTTTTGGGTGACAATGCCGGGCTGATTGTGGCAGAAGTCGAACTGGAATCTGAGTCGCAAGCGTTCTCGCGTCCAGCGTGGTTAGGTGAGGAAGTTAGCCATGATCATCGCTATGCGAATGCGAATTTGCTGAAACATCCATTCTGTCAGTGGTAA
- a CDS encoding MaoC family dehydratase: MLEIHNLAELKSLVGQEVATSDWVEVTQQRINTFAEATGDLQWIHIDVERSKRESPFGGPIAHGFLTLSLLPMLMQNAITMTDVKMGVNYGLNKVRFVSPVPAGSKVRAKMRLLSVEDIKDGAQMTWEVTIEREGSDRPACVAESISRRY, from the coding sequence ATGCTTGAGATACACAATTTAGCCGAACTGAAATCCTTGGTAGGTCAAGAAGTAGCGACGTCTGACTGGGTAGAAGTTACCCAACAAAGAATTAATACCTTCGCCGAAGCGACTGGTGATCTGCAATGGATACATATCGACGTCGAACGCAGCAAGCGTGAATCGCCATTTGGTGGCCCGATCGCGCATGGCTTTTTGACTTTATCGTTGCTGCCGATGCTGATGCAAAATGCGATAACCATGACCGACGTCAAAATGGGAGTCAATTACGGGCTAAACAAAGTACGCTTCGTTTCGCCTGTGCCAGCCGGTAGCAAAGTCCGCGCAAAAATGCGTTTGCTCAGCGTAGAAGACATCAAAGATGGGGCGCAAATGACTTGGGAAGTCACCATAGAACGTGAAGGCAGCGACCGGCCTGCCTGCGTTGCAGAGTCAATTTCTCGCCGTTATTAA
- a CDS encoding MaoC family dehydratase: MTAKTYKWYFEDFIPGNVIQLGQRTLTEEEIIHFAQQFDPQPFHINKDAASESIFGGVIASGWHTCGIIMRLVVDGFLNDSTSMGSPGLDEIRWILPVRPGDTLTVTAETLESRPSSSKLDRGVVVTMWRATNQHGQLVCTVKGMGMFGRRPVTQ; this comes from the coding sequence ATGACCGCAAAAACCTACAAATGGTACTTCGAAGATTTCATCCCCGGTAATGTCATTCAATTAGGTCAACGCACCTTGACTGAGGAAGAGATTATTCACTTCGCACAACAATTTGACCCCCAACCTTTTCATATCAATAAAGACGCCGCTAGCGAGTCCATCTTTGGCGGTGTGATTGCAAGTGGATGGCACACTTGCGGCATCATCATGCGCCTCGTAGTCGATGGTTTTTTAAACGACTCTACTAGCATGGGCTCTCCAGGCTTGGATGAAATACGCTGGATACTGCCAGTGCGACCCGGCGATACATTGACCGTCACAGCAGAGACATTAGAAAGTCGCCCATCAAGTTCCAAACTAGATCGTGGCGTTGTCGTTACCATGTGGCGTGCGACAAATCAGCACGGCCAGCTGGTCTGTACGGTCAAGGGAATGGGAATGTTTGGCAGGCGTCCTGTGACACAATAG
- a CDS encoding acyl-CoA dehydrogenase, whose product MDFSLTQEQQQFADAIKRWVAKDYNFEQRKHIIRSEAGVSDTAWSALAELGAMALPIPEAQGGFDGSAIDMLIVMQELGRGIVIEPYFATVLGAEFLKQAGSHAAILEQVAGGEVKLAAALAEKQSRHDLFDIVTTATKNADGFVLNGVKTIVLHGAQADHLIVSARSSGNQRDTAGISLFIVDAKAAGISRRDYRTIDGYRAADISFDHVKVSASALLGTEAAGWELLDAASDYGITLLCAEAVGVIEAITNATLDYLKTRQQFGVPIGKFQVLQHRMAEMFMEMEQARSMATLAAVKVSSSDIEERRRTVSAAKARVGQAARFVGQSAVQLHGGMGVTNELPAAHMFKRLTMIELSLGDTDHHLARFVAQPGFKHAA is encoded by the coding sequence ATGGATTTCAGCTTAACGCAAGAACAGCAACAGTTTGCCGATGCGATCAAACGATGGGTCGCCAAAGACTATAACTTCGAACAACGTAAGCACATCATTCGATCCGAGGCTGGTGTATCAGATACCGCCTGGTCCGCATTGGCAGAATTGGGCGCTATGGCATTGCCTATTCCAGAGGCACAAGGCGGCTTTGACGGTAGCGCGATTGATATGCTGATCGTAATGCAAGAGCTCGGTCGTGGCATCGTGATTGAGCCATATTTTGCGACTGTATTAGGTGCAGAATTTTTAAAGCAAGCTGGCTCACATGCAGCAATTCTGGAGCAAGTTGCTGGTGGCGAAGTCAAATTAGCCGCAGCTCTGGCAGAGAAGCAATCGCGTCACGACCTGTTCGATATCGTTACCACCGCCACTAAAAATGCAGATGGCTTTGTCTTGAACGGCGTAAAAACGATCGTCTTGCATGGAGCGCAAGCCGATCACCTAATCGTTTCTGCTCGTAGTAGCGGTAATCAGCGCGATACAGCCGGTATCAGTCTGTTTATCGTCGATGCTAAAGCGGCTGGTATCAGTCGTCGTGATTACCGCACAATAGACGGGTATCGCGCGGCGGATATCAGTTTTGACCACGTCAAAGTGTCAGCGAGCGCCCTGTTAGGTACAGAAGCAGCAGGCTGGGAATTATTGGATGCGGCATCGGACTATGGCATTACACTTTTGTGCGCGGAAGCAGTTGGTGTGATAGAAGCAATCACCAACGCCACCTTGGACTACTTAAAAACCCGCCAGCAGTTTGGCGTGCCTATCGGTAAATTCCAAGTTCTGCAACATCGCATGGCTGAGATGTTTATGGAGATGGAACAAGCGCGTTCAATGGCAACCTTGGCCGCTGTTAAAGTATCGTCCAGCGATATAGAAGAACGTCGTCGTACCGTCTCTGCCGCGAAAGCAAGGGTCGGTCAGGCGGCGCGATTTGTCGGTCAAAGCGCTGTGCAATTGCATGGTGGTATGGGCGTTACCAATGAGTTGCCAGCTGCGCACATGTTTAAGCGCTTGACGATGATAGAACTTTCTTTGGGCGACACCGATCACCACCTTGCGCGATTTGTCGCACAGCCTGGTTTTAAACATGCTGCATAA
- a CDS encoding acyl-CoA dehydrogenase family protein, which translates to MDLNYTAEDLSFRDEVRTYLEANLPADLKQKVLNHKRMSREDFVRWHKILAKQGWVGTGWPKEFGGTGWTATQRHIFEEECARAGTPAILPFGVNMVAPVIMAFGNQAQKDHYLPRILNCDDWWCQGYSEPGSGSDLASLKTRAERDGDLYIVNGQKTWTTLAQHADMIFCLVRTDSGGRKQEGISFLLIDMKTPGITVRPIIMLDEDHEVNEVFFDNVKVPVQNLIGEENKGWTYAKYLLGHERTNIAAVGRAKRELEFLKRVAAEHQKNGKPLIDDPVYASKVASLEIELMALEITVLRVISQDSGRPGPEASLLKIKGTEIQQRLTELMIEAVGPYSLPFDPAFMHGETENSVMGDDDAAPLASYYFNFRKTSIYGGSNEIQKNIITQMILGL; encoded by the coding sequence ATGGATTTGAATTACACGGCGGAAGACCTGTCTTTCCGTGATGAAGTAAGAACCTATTTAGAGGCAAATCTGCCTGCTGATTTAAAGCAAAAAGTGCTCAACCACAAGCGTATGTCACGTGAAGACTTTGTGCGTTGGCACAAAATCCTTGCCAAGCAAGGTTGGGTTGGCACTGGTTGGCCAAAAGAATTTGGCGGCACAGGCTGGACTGCAACACAACGTCATATTTTTGAAGAAGAATGCGCCCGCGCTGGCACACCAGCGATCTTGCCATTCGGCGTCAATATGGTCGCTCCGGTGATTATGGCCTTTGGTAATCAGGCACAAAAAGACCATTACCTACCGCGTATTCTGAATTGTGATGACTGGTGGTGTCAGGGTTACTCCGAGCCAGGATCAGGCTCCGATTTAGCCTCACTCAAAACTCGTGCCGAGCGTGATGGTGATTTGTACATCGTCAACGGCCAAAAAACTTGGACTACCTTGGCGCAACATGCCGATATGATTTTTTGTCTGGTGCGTACTGACTCCGGTGGTCGCAAGCAAGAAGGTATTTCTTTCCTGCTGATCGACATGAAAACACCAGGCATTACCGTTCGCCCTATCATCATGCTGGATGAAGATCATGAAGTGAATGAAGTCTTCTTCGATAACGTTAAAGTGCCAGTACAAAACCTGATCGGCGAAGAAAATAAAGGCTGGACTTACGCCAAATATTTGCTCGGCCACGAACGTACCAATATCGCGGCGGTGGGACGTGCGAAACGTGAATTAGAGTTCCTGAAGCGCGTCGCTGCCGAACATCAAAAAAATGGTAAGCCGTTAATCGACGATCCTGTGTACGCAAGCAAAGTCGCTAGTTTAGAAATCGAATTGATGGCCTTAGAAATCACCGTTCTACGTGTGATTTCGCAAGACAGTGGCCGTCCGGGACCAGAAGCCTCATTACTCAAAATCAAAGGTACAGAAATCCAGCAACGTCTGACTGAATTAATGATCGAAGCTGTCGGCCCTTACAGCTTGCCGTTTGATCCTGCGTTTATGCACGGTGAGACAGAAAACAGCGTCATGGGTGACGACGATGCTGCCCCGCTGGCCTCGTATTACTTCAACTTCCGTAAGACATCGATCTACGGCGGCTCTAACGAGATACAAAAAAATATCATCACCCAAATGATCTTGGGTCTGTGA
- a CDS encoding DUF2863 family protein, translating to MRRPPQKKRSKLSVESQRLINLAVAVAQSASRIEDYTWQAQLDDLVTKNLKNHHPILDAAAEHLFQHHPEAYEVFIETLEALSTSHPFEYEGKMYEALLITAPVLAWTRFEMAHGVVPSEQAALLAKNLQTHLLTNQAQLHLVPTLYSLDQLPRNHSETSDLLERLVMAQLKGLPPQHPTDLLSVIPFLADIRFLLAAVIVPQGQPLFQWQAIESPFDCVQAKATALDQWQQQVSPIMTRLLPGCNIDLLMPEAFYTACREADIKIRPALIRSAVFYLTQTLEIEASELKVVVAGFSEEDSPAQVDEYRISFILKKEPEVVYGAVWPMYQPDDQVNAIDNPTGELCIGEIPEILIECGITDIHKIEDIFAMEFCDDCHAPLFADAEAELVHAEMPDDAPPQGSEHFH from the coding sequence ATGCGCCGACCACCACAAAAAAAACGTAGTAAATTATCTGTAGAAAGCCAACGCCTGATTAATCTGGCCGTGGCTGTCGCGCAGTCTGCCAGCCGTATTGAAGACTATACCTGGCAAGCTCAGCTGGATGATCTGGTCACAAAAAATCTCAAGAACCATCATCCGATACTCGATGCAGCGGCTGAACATTTATTCCAGCATCATCCAGAAGCCTACGAAGTCTTTATCGAGACATTAGAGGCGCTGAGTACCTCGCATCCTTTTGAGTACGAAGGCAAAATGTATGAAGCTTTACTAATTACCGCACCGGTGTTGGCATGGACGCGTTTTGAAATGGCGCACGGTGTGGTCCCTTCAGAGCAGGCTGCGTTGTTAGCAAAAAATTTGCAGACCCATTTATTGACCAATCAGGCACAGCTGCATCTGGTACCGACTTTGTACTCACTAGATCAGTTACCACGTAATCATAGCGAAACATCCGATTTGCTAGAGCGTTTGGTGATGGCGCAATTGAAAGGCTTGCCACCGCAACATCCGACAGATTTGCTCTCGGTGATTCCGTTTTTAGCCGATATACGATTCTTGTTGGCCGCAGTGATTGTGCCGCAAGGACAGCCTTTATTCCAATGGCAAGCGATAGAATCACCGTTTGATTGCGTACAAGCCAAAGCGACCGCACTGGATCAATGGCAACAGCAAGTATCACCAATCATGACTCGCTTGCTACCAGGGTGCAATATTGATTTACTGATGCCGGAAGCGTTTTATACCGCTTGCCGTGAGGCTGATATCAAAATCCGTCCTGCGTTGATACGCTCTGCCGTATTCTATTTAACGCAAACTTTAGAGATAGAGGCCAGCGAACTAAAAGTGGTTGTGGCGGGTTTTAGTGAAGAAGATAGCCCGGCGCAAGTAGACGAATATCGCATCAGCTTTATCCTCAAAAAAGAACCCGAGGTTGTCTATGGCGCTGTCTGGCCGATGTATCAACCGGATGACCAGGTCAATGCAATCGATAATCCGACAGGCGAATTATGCATAGGCGAAATCCCAGAGATTTTGATTGAATGCGGAATTACCGATATTCATAAAATCGAGGATATTTTTGCGATGGAATTTTGCGACGATTGTCACGCACCTCTGTTTGCAGATGCCGAAGCAGAACTGGTGCATGCAGAGATGCCGGACGATGCTCCACCGCAAGGGTCTGAGCATTTTCATTGA
- a CDS encoding glutathione binding-like protein, whose amino-acid sequence MIDVYSWPTPNGHKIHIMLEECGLAYRAIPVDIGAGDQFKPEFLAISPNNKIPAIVDADGPDGQPISLFESGAILLYLAGKTGKLLGKTDREKYQTLQWLMFQMGGFGPMLGQAHHFRIYAPTKIAYAVDRYTNEAKRLYGVLEKQLSQTAYLAGDEYTIADIATYPWARSAANQGIDWADFPNTKRWFDTIDARPAVQRGVKVLADLRKPLLDDKAKEALFGKTQYNKKT is encoded by the coding sequence ATGATCGATGTCTACTCTTGGCCTACCCCTAACGGTCACAAAATTCATATCATGTTGGAAGAATGTGGTTTGGCATACCGGGCGATTCCTGTTGATATTGGTGCCGGAGACCAATTTAAGCCTGAGTTTTTGGCGATTTCTCCAAATAACAAAATTCCCGCGATTGTGGATGCGGATGGACCTGACGGACAGCCGATTTCTCTATTTGAATCTGGTGCAATTTTGTTATATCTGGCTGGCAAGACCGGTAAATTACTTGGTAAAACTGACCGCGAAAAATACCAGACCTTGCAATGGCTGATGTTTCAGATGGGTGGATTTGGCCCTATGCTAGGGCAGGCCCATCATTTCCGCATTTATGCACCGACCAAAATTGCCTATGCGGTGGATCGTTATACTAATGAAGCTAAACGTTTATATGGTGTGCTAGAAAAACAATTAAGCCAAACGGCTTATCTTGCTGGTGATGAATATACTATTGCTGACATTGCGACTTATCCATGGGCGCGTTCTGCGGCCAATCAAGGGATAGACTGGGCTGATTTCCCCAACACAAAACGTTGGTTTGATACGATCGATGCCCGCCCTGCGGTGCAACGCGGCGTTAAAGTATTAGCCGATTTACGCAAACCACTTTTAGACGACAAAGCCAAAGAAGCCTTATTTGGTAAAACACAATACAACAAGAAAACTTAA
- a CDS encoding MFS transporter, whose protein sequence is MLKLPGGMSRLEFHGFMVLLLSMYSFGNALILPTLPLMQKIIPGVAVTWVFSSLILGFGSTQLIWGTMADRWGRRKVLLAGLAMLTLASVACFFLAQAWQLFVLRFAQGAGIAAAGVCARAMIRDHYAGEHAVSVLSLYFALLGLVGLVGLYLAGYLIEYQGLAGALVAYATLAALAWGYVLLRKPRCVIASLAPLADHRNKAIVLEWRRIAMHPVFCMYTALTACSYLGQYIFLTQSPFLLIDRCHWSVVDYGGMLSLCSLLYVAGTLCCRSLLPKIGIQKLICRASVIGLIAGFGMIVIVLAKTSDQWLVILPYFLYIFAHAIHQSCGQAAAMAPFRNSAAQASGLLGTILPLFAVITERILIPNLERSSLVLPAGVFLAAILTAIVAWIWIRKNGDIGFYRV, encoded by the coding sequence ATGCTTAAGCTTCCCGGAGGTATGTCGCGGCTAGAATTTCACGGCTTCATGGTTTTGCTATTGTCAATGTATTCGTTTGGTAATGCGTTGATTTTGCCGACGCTACCATTGATGCAAAAGATCATCCCGGGAGTAGCAGTTACTTGGGTATTTTCAAGCTTGATTCTGGGCTTTGGTTCGACCCAACTGATCTGGGGAACGATGGCTGATCGTTGGGGACGGCGCAAGGTTCTACTGGCCGGGCTTGCGATGTTGACGCTAGCGTCGGTAGCTTGCTTTTTTTTGGCGCAGGCTTGGCAATTGTTCGTACTCCGTTTCGCGCAAGGGGCAGGCATCGCTGCCGCTGGCGTCTGCGCACGCGCAATGATACGCGATCACTATGCGGGCGAGCATGCGGTAAGCGTCCTGTCCCTCTATTTCGCTCTGCTCGGTCTGGTTGGTCTGGTTGGACTGTATCTCGCCGGATATCTGATTGAGTATCAAGGACTGGCTGGGGCTCTCGTGGCTTACGCTACTTTGGCGGCACTTGCCTGGGGCTATGTTCTCCTGCGTAAACCGCGCTGCGTTATAGCGTCGCTGGCACCTTTGGCTGATCATCGAAATAAGGCGATCGTGCTGGAATGGCGGCGTATCGCAATGCATCCTGTATTTTGTATGTACACGGCACTAACTGCATGTTCGTATCTAGGACAGTACATCTTTCTGACGCAATCGCCATTTCTGTTAATCGACCGTTGTCATTGGAGCGTCGTTGACTATGGCGGCATGCTGTCGTTGTGCTCGCTATTGTATGTGGCAGGCACTTTATGCTGCCGCAGCTTACTACCTAAAATCGGCATACAAAAACTTATTTGCCGGGCAAGTGTAATCGGGCTAATTGCCGGATTTGGCATGATCGTGATCGTTCTGGCGAAAACTAGTGACCAATGGCTCGTGATCTTGCCGTATTTTTTGTATATCTTTGCTCATGCCATTCACCAGTCTTGCGGCCAAGCCGCAGCGATGGCGCCATTTAGGAACAGTGCGGCGCAGGCATCTGGGCTATTAGGCACCATATTGCCGCTCTTTGCCGTTATTACAGAACGAATACTGATACCTAACTTGGAGAGGTCATCTTTGGTGTTGCCAGCCGGCGTTTTTCTCGCTGCTATATTGACTGCTATTGTTGCTTGGATTTGGATCAGAAAAAATGGTGACATTGGTTTCTATCGCGTCTAA
- a CDS encoding DUF1868 domain-containing protein: MQHLPMRRSALQIGALALTSPAWAFGATGAAFGQRPSDAPKFNADGSPARWAGNTIISRIDKRSETFMAMLDMQCALMRSGLTKRIAVLPASSYHMTVFEGISFPQRSYNFPKDLPKDASEEFCNAWFLKKLQRFDLACKTPFIMRPLALELQTNPYNILLEPINRSENQKIRTLRDRLADTLQFRAEGHDKYQFHSTLNYFLSDLDPAEQEKFAQVRKRMLSDFIARSPVLELPAPDFCYFDDMLEFRTQIKLKNQS, from the coding sequence ATGCAACATTTACCAATGCGTCGCAGTGCCTTGCAAATAGGTGCGCTCGCTCTGACTAGTCCAGCATGGGCGTTCGGTGCGACAGGCGCAGCTTTTGGCCAGCGCCCCAGCGATGCGCCAAAATTTAATGCTGACGGCTCACCGGCACGCTGGGCCGGAAACACGATTATTTCGCGTATCGACAAACGTAGCGAAACATTCATGGCAATGCTCGATATGCAATGTGCCCTGATGCGCAGCGGGTTGACAAAGCGCATTGCTGTATTGCCCGCATCGAGCTATCACATGACTGTTTTTGAAGGTATTTCATTTCCGCAACGCAGCTATAACTTCCCAAAGGATTTGCCCAAAGATGCCAGTGAAGAATTCTGCAATGCGTGGTTCTTGAAGAAATTACAGCGCTTTGATCTCGCTTGTAAAACGCCGTTTATCATGCGACCGCTCGCTCTTGAACTACAAACCAACCCGTATAACATCCTGTTAGAACCAATAAACCGGAGTGAGAATCAAAAAATCAGAACCTTGCGTGACCGGCTGGCTGACACCTTACAATTCCGTGCAGAAGGACATGACAAATATCAATTTCATAGCACGCTCAATTATTTTTTGTCAGACCTTGATCCTGCTGAACAAGAAAAATTTGCCCAAGTACGCAAGCGTATGCTCAGCGATTTCATCGCTCGATCGCCAGTATTAGAATTACCTGCGCCGGATTTCTGCTATTTCGATGACATGTTGGAGTTTCGCACTCAGATCAAGCTAAAAAACCAAAGCTAA
- a CDS encoding TonB-dependent receptor, giving the protein MAFLSTDVQRRWYAAALLSSAAELAYASPATPPADIPSTNAKTADVKVAAATDDMQSVVVTGTARGRSKLNAPFAISTLNEGQLQRDASTSTVDMLKRVPGFSVEASGGQGGGQNIYARGLPGGGWYYVQLQENGLPLFDEPQESYFNIDTLYRLDLMTERVEVVRGGTSPIFANNAPGGTVNIITRKGSDTPEGALRLTLGSHDTQRYDGCVSGPINDKISYAVGGFYRKDEGWREPGYTADRGGQLTAGMTFKLPDGHFDFEVKALNDRTAFYTAIPLFDPRNPSVSLNSQLDAGTGTLNSNDFRNYTIRTMNNGVAGNMQRDLGDGIHTDLKQLNSTLEQKLGQGWNLSNRLGAVQADVTYDAVFSGATPQGATTYLSNNLTTARNAFGNSVTSVGYVLANQFGSNGQRIAYNPASGNGLVLESQLTAVDTSLKSITDDIRLNKLFETPLGKHDVSVGLYYSHFDFTQRRMPNTILTNVSSQAKALDVLAYDASGNVVGSVTENGFVRYGNGDAGGHASGTYVSPYIADSWEVTPLWSVDAGVRQTIFTDQGENFGTGTQNQQNAYTLADNNVGGFTGATTSKSETLRGTSWTLGTSYKPDNTQQLFARFTKSVRFPRLQNIYLLQTNPVTDIQQAEAGWRYSGPLSFSATGFWSHFNRLSLNGIILNQATGLIQTLPLIGETETKGLELELNWRASRIFSVNSNLTYQQPLTKSLTNLTTGSSGAAYNNKQITQIPQAMASIQPVLNLSFGEQDVEFSATATFVGKRYVDYANTTALNAYTILDLGVRIPFKAWEAQFSVKNATNSTGLTEGNPRTDSLTGQGTATAIYARPIFARQFQASLTYRW; this is encoded by the coding sequence ATGGCCTTTTTATCTACTGACGTCCAGCGCCGATGGTACGCCGCAGCGCTCCTATCCTCCGCAGCGGAGTTAGCTTATGCATCACCTGCCACGCCACCTGCAGACATCCCAAGCACAAATGCAAAAACTGCGGACGTCAAAGTGGCGGCGGCGACTGACGATATGCAATCAGTGGTGGTGACCGGCACCGCGCGTGGTCGCTCGAAACTCAATGCTCCTTTCGCTATTTCGACCTTGAACGAAGGTCAATTGCAACGGGATGCGTCAACCAGTACTGTTGATATGTTAAAGCGGGTGCCGGGCTTCTCAGTCGAGGCTTCTGGTGGCCAGGGTGGTGGTCAGAATATCTATGCACGCGGTCTGCCTGGAGGTGGATGGTATTACGTGCAATTGCAGGAAAATGGCTTACCCCTGTTTGACGAGCCGCAAGAATCCTATTTCAACATCGACACGCTGTATCGTCTGGATTTAATGACTGAGCGAGTAGAAGTTGTACGTGGTGGAACGTCGCCAATTTTTGCCAACAATGCCCCTGGTGGTACCGTTAATATCATCACCCGTAAAGGTTCTGACACACCCGAAGGCGCGTTGCGTCTGACGCTGGGTAGCCACGATACTCAGCGGTATGACGGTTGTGTCTCCGGTCCTATCAATGACAAAATCAGCTATGCAGTCGGCGGCTTTTATCGCAAAGACGAAGGCTGGCGCGAGCCTGGTTACACGGCTGACCGCGGAGGTCAATTAACTGCTGGCATGACGTTTAAACTCCCGGACGGGCACTTTGATTTTGAAGTGAAAGCATTGAACGACCGCACAGCATTTTATACAGCGATTCCGCTGTTTGACCCTCGTAATCCATCGGTCTCATTGAATAGCCAATTGGACGCTGGCACGGGCACGCTGAACTCCAATGACTTCCGTAATTATACGATCCGCACGATGAATAATGGCGTGGCAGGTAACATGCAACGCGATTTGGGTGACGGTATCCATACGGATCTGAAACAGCTCAACAGCACATTGGAACAGAAGCTGGGTCAAGGCTGGAATCTGAGCAACCGTTTAGGAGCCGTGCAAGCTGACGTCACTTATGACGCCGTTTTTTCAGGGGCAACACCGCAGGGCGCAACTACCTACCTGTCCAATAATCTGACTACCGCACGCAATGCCTTTGGCAACTCCGTCACCAGCGTGGGTTATGTGCTGGCCAACCAGTTCGGCAGTAATGGGCAACGTATTGCGTACAATCCCGCCTCTGGAAATGGACTCGTACTGGAAAGCCAGCTAACGGCCGTTGACACCAGTCTTAAGTCGATCACCGACGATATCCGGCTGAACAAATTATTTGAGACCCCTTTAGGTAAGCACGATGTATCTGTTGGTCTTTATTACAGCCATTTCGATTTCACACAACGGCGCATGCCCAATACGATTTTGACCAACGTCAGCAGCCAGGCGAAGGCACTGGATGTGCTCGCTTATGATGCGAGCGGCAACGTGGTCGGATCAGTGACCGAAAACGGTTTTGTTCGTTACGGCAATGGCGATGCAGGCGGCCACGCAAGCGGCACCTATGTCTCACCCTATATTGCCGATTCTTGGGAAGTAACTCCGCTGTGGAGCGTGGACGCTGGGGTACGTCAAACAATTTTCACTGATCAAGGCGAAAATTTCGGTACTGGAACCCAGAATCAACAAAATGCCTATACCTTGGCTGACAATAATGTCGGTGGTTTCACTGGTGCTACAACCAGTAAGAGCGAAACTCTGCGCGGTACTTCGTGGACGCTGGGTACGTCCTATAAACCGGACAATACGCAGCAGCTGTTTGCCCGCTTTACTAAGTCGGTACGATTCCCGCGTTTGCAGAATATTTATCTGTTGCAGACTAATCCTGTCACTGATATTCAGCAGGCTGAGGCCGGATGGAGATACTCAGGGCCATTGTCGTTTTCTGCGACCGGATTCTGGAGCCATTTCAATCGCCTGTCTTTGAACGGCATCATCCTGAATCAGGCAACCGGTCTGATCCAAACTTTGCCACTGATCGGTGAGACAGAGACCAAAGGTCTCGAGCTGGAATTGAACTGGCGTGCCTCGCGCATATTTTCTGTCAACAGTAACCTGACTTACCAGCAACCACTGACTAAAAGCCTGACGAATCTCACCACCGGCTCATCTGGTGCGGCATACAACAACAAACAGATCACCCAAATACCGCAAGCAATGGCAAGTATTCAGCCTGTGCTCAATCTGTCTTTCGGTGAGCAAGATGTTGAATTCAGCGCTACTGCGACCTTTGTAGGAAAACGCTATGTTGATTATGCCAATACGACCGCACTCAATGCGTACACAATACTTGACCTGGGCGTACGTATCCCATTCAAAGCATGGGAAGCTCAGTTTTCGGTCAAGAATGCGACCAACTCAACGGGTCTGACGGAGGGTAATCCACGCACAGACAGTCTCACTGGACAAGGGACTGCGACTGCAATTTATGCACGACCTATCTTCGCGCGACAGTTCCAGGCATCCCTGACCTACCGGTGGTAA